A section of the Amycolatopsis sp. AA4 genome encodes:
- a CDS encoding NAD(P)-dependent oxidoreductase: MTAGLGADSTTGEILLTGATGFIGSAVLRALLARGAAVRVLARGAVPEWITRSGARIHRGDLTDAASLAGACTGVATLVHAASRIGGTEEECAEVNDRGTARLLAEAHRAGTRRVVHLSTCAVYRDGEHRGGPEDLLDLGPASATSRTRLAGEQQVRAAGGLVLRPHLVYGDGDRHVVPALVKLLRAVPAWAAGGEARTSVVSSWDLAAVLTAFALDPALGSPGEVFHVADPEPVRMRDLLEAVCTVLDLPVPDADLPLAEHRARAPWLSEHQWSLLARDHWYASDKVWKVTGVSPGPGLGVRMAQSRNWYRETLAIPEDRIRGK, from the coding sequence ATGACTGCCGGCCTGGGGGCGGACAGCACGACCGGCGAAATCCTCCTCACCGGAGCGACCGGGTTCATCGGGTCGGCGGTGCTGCGGGCCTTGCTCGCCCGCGGCGCCGCGGTGCGGGTGCTGGCGCGCGGTGCGGTGCCGGAGTGGATCACGCGATCCGGCGCGCGGATCCACCGCGGAGATCTCACCGACGCCGCCAGTCTGGCCGGGGCGTGCACGGGCGTCGCGACGCTCGTGCACGCCGCGTCCCGGATCGGCGGCACCGAAGAGGAGTGCGCCGAGGTCAACGACCGCGGCACCGCCCGGCTTCTCGCGGAGGCACACCGCGCGGGCACGCGGCGCGTCGTGCACCTCAGCACCTGTGCGGTCTACCGCGACGGCGAGCATCGAGGCGGGCCCGAGGACCTGCTCGACCTCGGGCCCGCCTCGGCCACCAGCCGCACCAGGCTGGCCGGGGAACAGCAGGTCCGCGCGGCAGGCGGGCTCGTTCTGCGGCCGCACCTGGTGTACGGCGACGGCGACCGGCACGTGGTCCCGGCGCTGGTCAAGTTGCTGCGCGCGGTGCCGGCGTGGGCCGCGGGCGGCGAGGCTCGGACCTCAGTGGTGTCGTCGTGGGATCTCGCCGCGGTGCTCACTGCGTTCGCGCTGGACCCGGCACTGGGCAGCCCCGGCGAGGTGTTCCACGTGGCCGACCCGGAACCCGTGCGCATGCGGGACCTGCTCGAAGCCGTCTGCACCGTGCTTGACCTGCCGGTTCCCGACGCGGACCTGCCGCTCGCCGAGCACCGGGCGCGGGCGCCGTGGCTCAGCGAGCACCAATGGTCGCTGCTCGCCCGGGACCACTGGTATGCCAGCGACAAGGTCTGGAAGGTCACCGGAGTGTCCCCGGGACCGGGACTGGGCGTCCGGATGGCCCAATCCCGGAACTGGTACCGGGAAACTCTGGCAATTCCGGAAGATCGAATACGCGGAAAGTGA
- a CDS encoding ScbA/BarX family gamma-butyrolactone biosynthesis protein: MPGGRPVDFQQTIPRNLVHRAAISEVFVTDLNIVAEGQFEVGAQWPRRHGFFGPCAPGSHDPMLFAETCRQAGLLIAHRAYGVSLGNAFISDHKVSSITPEGLATEGRPIDVVLRVSAHEPVFRSGNLIGMRTDFGCFRDGELIGTASENWRCVSPAVYRRLRGDHFAATPFQACALETVDPVLVGRYRAEDVLVADTAVAGTWSLQFDPDHPVLFDHSADHVPGMVLLEGARQAALLTIGDPHALPLRSDFEFSAYVEFDSECLLVAEEIEPDADGCRSVRVVAEQKGRTVATGVLAMRRS, encoded by the coding sequence TTGCCGGGCGGACGTCCGGTCGACTTCCAGCAGACGATCCCGCGCAATCTCGTGCACCGCGCGGCCATCTCGGAAGTTTTCGTCACTGACCTGAACATCGTGGCCGAGGGCCAGTTCGAAGTCGGCGCGCAGTGGCCGCGCCGGCACGGGTTTTTCGGCCCGTGCGCTCCGGGCTCGCACGACCCCATGCTGTTCGCGGAAACCTGCCGCCAGGCGGGATTGCTCATCGCGCACCGTGCCTACGGCGTTTCGCTCGGCAACGCGTTCATCTCCGACCACAAAGTCAGCTCTATCACCCCCGAAGGGCTGGCCACCGAGGGACGGCCGATCGACGTGGTGCTGCGGGTGAGCGCGCACGAGCCGGTGTTCCGGAGCGGAAACCTGATCGGCATGCGGACCGACTTCGGCTGCTTCCGGGACGGCGAACTGATCGGCACCGCTTCGGAAAACTGGCGCTGCGTGTCCCCGGCGGTTTACCGCCGGCTGCGCGGCGACCACTTCGCGGCGACGCCGTTCCAGGCGTGCGCGCTGGAGACCGTGGACCCGGTGCTCGTCGGCCGGTACCGCGCGGAGGACGTGCTGGTCGCGGACACCGCGGTGGCGGGAACCTGGTCGCTGCAGTTCGATCCGGACCACCCGGTGCTGTTCGACCATTCGGCCGACCACGTCCCGGGCATGGTGCTGCTGGAAGGCGCGCGGCAGGCGGCGCTGCTGACGATCGGCGATCCGCACGCGCTGCCGCTGCGTTCGGATTTCGAGTTCTCCGCCTACGTCGAGTTCGACTCCGAATGCCTGCTGGTGGCCGAGGAAATCGAACCCGACGCGGACGGATGCCGTTCGGTGCGGGTGGTGGCCGAGCAGAAGGGCCGCACCGTGGCGACCGGGGTCCTGGCGATGCGCAGGTCATGA
- a CDS encoding GNAT family N-acetyltransferase, with the protein MTIILPLPRTEAGAALQLRPWRAEDLPVLVAAHRDPLMRRQLTTSLVDEGEARRWLDAQVSGWESATRFSFAVVGDDDLPLGHVVVKVRGAGTAEVGYWTAAPARGRGIAARALETTSRWAFGAQRLNRLDLLHAEDNPASCRVAEKCGYVLREVLPPAPPEFPGSGHRHVRDAAA; encoded by the coding sequence GTGACGATCATCCTGCCTCTCCCCCGAACCGAAGCCGGGGCCGCCTTGCAGTTGCGGCCGTGGCGGGCGGAGGATCTGCCGGTGTTGGTCGCCGCGCATCGGGATCCGCTGATGCGTCGCCAGTTGACGACGTCCCTCGTCGACGAAGGCGAGGCTCGGCGGTGGCTCGACGCGCAGGTCTCCGGCTGGGAATCCGCGACGCGGTTCAGCTTCGCAGTGGTGGGGGACGACGACCTGCCGCTCGGCCACGTCGTTGTGAAGGTGCGGGGCGCTGGCACCGCCGAGGTCGGGTACTGGACGGCCGCCCCGGCGCGTGGGCGCGGCATCGCGGCTCGGGCCTTGGAAACGACGTCGCGGTGGGCGTTCGGCGCGCAGCGGTTGAACCGGCTGGATTTGCTGCATGCCGAGGACAATCCGGCGTCGTGCCGGGTCGCGGAGAAGTGCGGCTACGTCCTTCGCGAAGTGCTTCCGCCCGCGCCGCCGGAGTTTCCGGGCAGTGGGCACCGCCATGTGCGCGACGCAGCGGCCTGA
- a CDS encoding TM0106 family RecB-like putative nuclease: MYTPSDLADLLECEHRSILKQALAAGIPGAPRPTSSPDRLAVKHGRAHEAATLGRLRSERTQVVEIEEHDPVVAAKATEEALRAGAPVIYQAVFHDGEFSGRADFLLRDDQGRYEVYDTKLARHAKPSAVVQLTAYADALRRAGWPTGPEMHLLLGDGSTRSLRVDDFLPLVDRLRDRLQDRPPQLPDRIWADERPACTGCAFAEHCASAREADRDLSLVAGMRSEQRRKLVTAGLGTIDALASADPADRPRDMSEGTFASLRAQAAIQVRQDETGELAYEIIAPDALAELPEPSPGDVFFDMEGDPYALAGTGLEYLFGAVTPDGRFTPFWAHSRAQEKRAFEEFIDLATARLAEHPDAHVYHYAPYEVTAIKRLAAVHGTREEAVDELLRSGAMIDLYAVVRKALRVGQRSYSIKYLEPLYMPEARAGEVKTAVSSIEAYEDYLTLSSAGNTEQADEVLRGIADYNEYDCVSTLRLHEFLHRVRTEAGIELAEPAPESEVDALLRRTEEEEAAQRRAERAAAMAALVDPLLDGLPDDPADFTPDDHARALLAASVGYHRRETNPAWWEFFRQLAAPISDLEVDTTCAVPVSVTAGEWVPPSGRLRTAKRTLVVRCDPDRPHPYAPGDDVRLRYGADARDAKVVSATAVEVTLEESSAPDKTSNDLPAAVLPGSPVRPSPKDEAVADLARLVGETLPALPSHPGVDLLRRIPRLRGGLPEPGEDLVATVITAVDRLDGSVLAVQGPPGAGKTYLAGKLIAHLVRSGRTVGVTSNSHKAVENVLSAAMENAPEMACAKRAKRTPDPSLPWEQPKTNTALVRWREENNTGHLVGGTAWTFANAAVREEPFDVLVIDEAGQFALADALAVSMCAKNLVLLGDPQQLPQVVQGTHPAGAEASALGHLIGEADIIPPELGYFLDLTRRMHPDVCAPVSNLSYAGLLHSHPTAERSIDGFPSGLYLASVEHRGNTTRSVEEAEQVVSVIKSLHGRTWEGRPLTDADFLVVAPYNLQARVVTRALSDAGFGDVRVGTVDRFQGQEAPVVVTTMTSSSAVDLPRGLDFLLSRNRLNVALSRAQSVAVLVCSPKLLEADIRTVDQMRLVSGMLGLLRDAREWID; this comes from the coding sequence ATGTACACGCCGTCTGATCTCGCTGACCTGCTCGAATGCGAGCACCGGAGCATCCTCAAGCAGGCACTGGCGGCGGGGATACCCGGCGCGCCGCGGCCGACTTCCTCACCCGATCGGCTGGCGGTGAAGCACGGGCGCGCGCACGAAGCGGCCACGCTCGGACGGTTGCGCAGCGAGCGGACGCAGGTCGTCGAGATCGAGGAACACGATCCGGTCGTCGCGGCGAAGGCGACCGAGGAAGCCCTGCGCGCGGGTGCGCCGGTGATCTACCAGGCGGTGTTCCACGACGGCGAGTTCTCCGGCCGCGCAGATTTCCTGCTGCGCGACGACCAGGGCCGCTACGAGGTCTACGACACGAAGCTCGCCCGGCACGCCAAGCCGTCCGCGGTCGTGCAGCTCACCGCGTACGCCGACGCTCTTCGCCGCGCCGGTTGGCCCACCGGGCCGGAGATGCATCTGCTGCTGGGCGACGGCAGCACTCGCAGCCTCCGCGTCGACGACTTCCTCCCGCTCGTGGACCGGCTCCGCGACCGGTTGCAGGACCGTCCGCCGCAGCTGCCGGACCGGATCTGGGCGGACGAGCGCCCGGCGTGCACCGGATGCGCGTTCGCCGAGCACTGTGCGTCCGCGCGCGAGGCCGACCGCGACCTGTCGCTAGTCGCGGGCATGCGCAGCGAGCAGCGGCGCAAGCTGGTGACCGCCGGGCTCGGCACCATCGACGCGCTCGCCAGCGCCGACCCCGCCGACCGTCCGCGCGACATGTCGGAGGGCACGTTCGCCTCGTTGCGCGCGCAGGCCGCGATCCAGGTCCGGCAGGACGAAACCGGTGAGCTGGCCTACGAAATCATCGCCCCGGACGCGCTCGCCGAACTGCCCGAGCCCAGCCCCGGCGACGTCTTCTTCGACATGGAAGGCGACCCGTACGCCCTGGCCGGCACGGGCCTGGAGTACCTCTTCGGCGCGGTCACCCCGGACGGGCGCTTCACCCCGTTCTGGGCACACTCCCGCGCGCAGGAGAAACGAGCGTTCGAGGAGTTCATCGACCTCGCCACCGCACGGCTCGCGGAACACCCCGACGCGCACGTCTACCACTACGCGCCGTACGAGGTCACGGCGATCAAGCGGCTCGCCGCCGTCCACGGCACGCGGGAGGAAGCCGTGGACGAACTGCTTCGCAGCGGCGCGATGATCGACCTGTATGCCGTGGTACGCAAGGCTTTGCGGGTAGGACAGCGGTCGTATTCGATCAAGTATTTAGAACCACTGTACATGCCGGAAGCCCGCGCTGGCGAGGTAAAAACGGCGGTGTCGAGCATCGAGGCGTACGAGGACTACCTGACGCTCTCCTCCGCGGGAAACACCGAACAGGCTGACGAAGTCCTGCGCGGCATCGCGGACTACAACGAGTACGACTGCGTCTCCACCTTGCGCCTGCACGAATTCCTTCACCGTGTGCGCACCGAAGCCGGAATCGAGCTGGCCGAACCGGCTCCCGAGTCCGAAGTGGACGCTCTGCTTCGCCGCACCGAAGAAGAGGAAGCCGCCCAGCGACGAGCCGAACGCGCCGCCGCGATGGCCGCATTGGTCGACCCGCTTCTGGACGGACTCCCCGACGATCCCGCGGATTTCACGCCCGACGACCACGCCCGCGCGCTGCTGGCCGCGTCCGTCGGCTACCACCGCCGCGAGACGAACCCGGCGTGGTGGGAGTTCTTCCGGCAGCTGGCCGCCCCGATCAGCGACCTCGAAGTGGACACGACCTGCGCGGTCCCGGTGTCGGTGACCGCGGGCGAGTGGGTGCCGCCGTCCGGCCGGTTGCGCACCGCGAAACGCACGCTCGTCGTTCGGTGCGACCCGGACCGTCCGCATCCGTACGCGCCAGGTGACGACGTGCGTTTGCGTTACGGTGCCGACGCTCGCGACGCGAAAGTCGTGTCCGCGACCGCCGTCGAGGTGACGCTGGAGGAGAGCAGCGCGCCGGACAAGACGTCCAACGACCTTCCCGCCGCGGTCCTGCCAGGCAGCCCAGTGCGTCCCTCGCCCAAGGACGAGGCGGTAGCCGATCTCGCCCGCCTGGTAGGGGAAACTCTGCCCGCGCTGCCGTCACACCCCGGCGTCGATTTGCTGCGCCGCATCCCCCGGCTGCGTGGAGGTTTGCCCGAACCGGGCGAAGATTTGGTCGCCACGGTGATCACCGCGGTCGATCGTCTCGACGGTTCCGTGCTCGCCGTCCAAGGCCCGCCCGGAGCCGGAAAGACTTACCTGGCCGGAAAACTCATCGCGCATCTGGTGCGTTCGGGGCGGACTGTCGGCGTCACGTCGAACAGCCACAAGGCGGTCGAGAACGTGCTCTCGGCGGCCATGGAGAACGCGCCGGAGATGGCCTGCGCCAAGCGCGCGAAGCGGACGCCGGACCCGTCATTGCCTTGGGAACAGCCGAAAACCAACACCGCGCTGGTACGCTGGCGAGAAGAAAACAACACCGGTCATTTGGTCGGCGGCACCGCCTGGACCTTCGCCAACGCCGCCGTCCGCGAGGAACCCTTCGACGTTCTCGTGATCGACGAAGCCGGCCAGTTCGCTCTCGCGGACGCGCTGGCGGTGTCGATGTGCGCGAAAAACCTGGTGCTGCTGGGAGATCCGCAGCAGCTGCCGCAGGTCGTGCAGGGCACGCATCCGGCAGGCGCGGAGGCGTCGGCGCTGGGCCACCTGATCGGCGAGGCGGACATCATCCCGCCGGAACTGGGCTATTTCCTCGACCTGACGCGCCGCATGCATCCTGATGTCTGCGCGCCGGTCTCGAACCTGTCGTATGCGGGTCTGCTGCACTCCCATCCCACCGCGGAGCGGTCGATCGACGGTTTTCCGTCGGGTCTCTATCTGGCCTCGGTCGAACATCGCGGGAACACCACGCGGTCGGTCGAAGAAGCCGAGCAAGTGGTGTCGGTGATCAAGTCGCTGCACGGCCGAACGTGGGAAGGCCGACCGCTCACTGACGCCGATTTCCTTGTCGTGGCACCGTATAACCTGCAGGCGCGAGTGGTGACGCGAGCCCTGTCCGACGCCGGTTTCGGCGACGTCCGAGTCGGCACCGTGGACCGGTTCCAAGGCCAAGAAGCACCCGTTGTGGTGACCACCATGACGTCCTCTTCGGCGGTAGACCTGCCGCGAGGCCTCGATTTTCTCTTGTCCCGCAACCGGTTGAATGTCGCCCTGTCCCGCGCGCAGTCCGTCGCTGTTCTGGTGTGCTCTCCGAAGCTGCTCGAAGCAGACATCAGGACGGTGGACCAGATGCGGCTGGTCTCCGGAATGCTCGGGTTGCTCCGCGATGCTCGCGAGTGGATCGACTGA
- a CDS encoding aminoglycoside phosphotransferase family protein, translated as MSHPVPADLLEIAETLVPGAPIGSARLAAQGNMHHVVLLPGVAAVRISKRPDSAAELPRRVEILRAVAAAGLPFAVPEPLTPVTSFGDRAAVAVSWLDGEGLPEGVGDPAAFGPLLTALREAEISPALEAVLHRPRRYANGLGWAELVADVLPRLPGKWQDGVRQRLDTLLALEEVPPRLVHGDLSGGNVHFGADGKLTGVLDWDLASLSDPAIDAALVATWHGWEVLRAAADEETCRRAWAWNDLIGVEHLHAVFAGKPLTSVDGFVRAVVAWLEARG; from the coding sequence GTGTCGCATCCCGTCCCGGCCGACCTGCTGGAAATCGCCGAAACACTCGTCCCCGGCGCGCCGATCGGCTCCGCGCGCCTTGCCGCGCAAGGAAATATGCACCACGTCGTGTTGCTGCCCGGCGTCGCCGCGGTGCGGATCAGCAAGCGCCCCGATTCCGCCGCCGAGTTGCCGCGCCGAGTCGAGATCCTTCGCGCGGTGGCCGCGGCCGGTCTGCCCTTCGCCGTGCCGGAGCCGCTGACTCCCGTGACCAGCTTCGGCGACCGCGCGGCCGTCGCGGTTTCGTGGCTCGACGGCGAAGGGCTGCCGGAAGGCGTCGGCGACCCGGCGGCGTTCGGACCGCTGTTGACCGCACTGCGCGAGGCGGAGATCTCACCGGCGCTCGAAGCCGTTCTCCACCGGCCGCGCAGATATGCCAACGGGCTGGGCTGGGCGGAACTCGTGGCCGACGTCCTTCCGCGGCTGCCAGGGAAGTGGCAGGACGGCGTCCGGCAGCGGCTCGACACCCTGCTGGCGCTCGAAGAGGTCCCGCCCAGGCTCGTCCACGGCGATCTCAGCGGCGGCAACGTCCACTTCGGCGCGGACGGCAAGCTGACCGGCGTCCTCGACTGGGACCTGGCGAGCTTGTCCGACCCCGCGATCGACGCGGCACTCGTCGCGACGTGGCACGGTTGGGAGGTCCTCCGCGCGGCCGCCGACGAGGAGACCTGCCGCCGCGCGTGGGCCTGGAACGACCTCATCGGCGTCGAGCACCTCCACGCGGTGTTCGCGGGCAAGCCGCTGACCAGCGTCGATGGCTTCGTACGTGCGGTCGTCGCCTGGCTGGAGGCACGCGGTTAG
- a CDS encoding ribonuclease Z, producing MSRRELVVLGSASQTPTRHRNHNGYLLRFDTDGILFDPGEGTQRQLMYAGATASELTHLCVTHFHGDHSLGLAGIIQRLSLDNVAHPVRCHYPASGQQYFDRLRHSTSFHERAELVPLPISAPGPLGGALSAYPLEHRIDCFGYRYTEPDGIRMLPDALAAAGVQGPAVRKLQADGVLETANGVVRLEDVSVPRRGQVVAFVMDTRLCPGAFACAREADLLIAESTFRADDADLAYRYGHLTSTDAGRLAAESGARKLLLTHFSQRYPYEEADRFRDEAAKVFDGEIHVARDLDVVPLPPRR from the coding sequence ATGTCCCGACGCGAGCTAGTCGTGCTGGGCTCGGCGAGCCAGACGCCGACCCGGCACCGCAACCACAACGGCTACCTGCTGCGCTTCGACACCGACGGCATCCTCTTCGATCCGGGCGAGGGCACTCAGCGGCAGCTGATGTACGCCGGTGCGACGGCGAGCGAACTCACGCACCTGTGCGTGACCCACTTCCACGGCGACCACAGCCTCGGCCTCGCCGGCATCATCCAGCGGTTGTCCCTGGACAACGTCGCGCATCCGGTGCGCTGCCACTACCCGGCGTCGGGTCAACAGTACTTCGACCGGCTGCGGCACTCGACGTCGTTCCACGAGCGCGCCGAGCTGGTCCCGCTGCCGATCTCCGCGCCGGGTCCGCTCGGCGGCGCGCTGTCGGCATACCCGCTGGAACACCGCATCGACTGCTTCGGCTACCGCTACACCGAACCGGACGGAATCCGGATGCTGCCGGACGCGCTCGCCGCCGCGGGCGTCCAAGGCCCCGCTGTCCGGAAGCTCCAGGCCGACGGCGTGCTCGAGACCGCGAACGGCGTGGTCCGGCTCGAGGACGTGAGCGTGCCGCGCCGGGGCCAGGTGGTCGCGTTCGTGATGGACACGCGCCTGTGCCCGGGCGCGTTCGCCTGCGCGCGAGAGGCGGACCTGCTGATCGCCGAATCGACCTTCCGCGCCGACGACGCCGACCTGGCCTACCGCTACGGCCACCTGACCAGCACCGACGCCGGCCGGCTCGCCGCGGAGTCGGGGGCCCGGAAGCTGCTGCTGACCCACTTCTCGCAGCGCTACCCGTACGAGGAGGCGGACCGGTTCCGCGACGAAGCAGCGAAGGTGTTCGACGGGGAGATCCACGTGGCCCGCGACCTGGACGTGGTGCCGCTGCCGCCGCGCCGGTGA
- a CDS encoding ScbR family autoregulator-binding transcription factor, which translates to MARQERAEQTRKAILDAAASRFDAVGFLGASLSDILAEAGVTKGALYFHFKSKEELADELIREQFIVQTPLADFDNPGLQAAIDLSQNMGHSLRSDVRVRAGIRLVIEQGSFVAPAANAYKQWIDTVHGMLLAAKAAGDVRKDVNAHDLAQYVVASFTGSQLSSQVLTGRTDLHERLTFMWQTILNAVVPPRRLHKFNPAGTAPAHAETK; encoded by the coding sequence GTGGCTCGCCAGGAACGCGCGGAGCAGACCCGCAAGGCCATCCTCGACGCGGCCGCGTCCAGGTTCGACGCGGTCGGCTTTCTCGGCGCGAGCCTGTCGGACATCCTCGCCGAGGCCGGGGTGACGAAGGGCGCGCTGTACTTCCACTTCAAATCGAAGGAAGAGCTGGCGGACGAACTGATCCGCGAGCAGTTCATCGTGCAGACCCCGCTGGCCGACTTCGACAACCCGGGGCTGCAGGCGGCCATCGACCTGAGCCAGAACATGGGGCACAGCCTGCGCTCAGACGTGCGCGTGCGCGCCGGCATCCGGCTGGTCATCGAGCAGGGGTCGTTCGTCGCCCCGGCCGCGAACGCCTACAAGCAGTGGATCGACACCGTGCACGGCATGCTGCTCGCCGCGAAAGCGGCCGGCGACGTGCGGAAAGACGTCAACGCACACGATCTCGCGCAGTACGTGGTCGCGTCGTTCACCGGGAGCCAGCTCAGCTCGCAGGTGCTGACCGGCCGCACGGACCTGCATGAACGGCTCACGTTCATGTGGCAGACGATCCTGAACGCGGTGGTCCCGCCCCGGAGGCTGCACAAGTTCAATCCGGCCGGGACCGCTCCCGCTCACGCCGAGACCAAGTGA
- a CDS encoding YciI family protein — protein MQYLISVVHDQPTLATPEEDAAIDVFNERLQTGNHWVFAGGLAMPETATVIDNRGGAALVTDGPFLESKEYLAGFWVIEAPDLDVALKLAAEGSKACNRKVEVRPFQ, from the coding sequence ATGCAGTACTTGATTTCCGTGGTCCACGACCAGCCCACTCTCGCCACGCCGGAGGAGGACGCCGCGATCGACGTCTTCAACGAGCGGCTCCAGACCGGGAACCACTGGGTCTTCGCCGGCGGACTCGCCATGCCGGAAACCGCGACCGTCATCGACAACCGCGGCGGGGCGGCGCTGGTCACCGACGGCCCTTTCCTGGAGTCGAAGGAATACCTGGCCGGATTCTGGGTCATCGAGGCCCCGGATCTGGACGTGGCGCTCAAGCTCGCCGCCGAAGGGTCGAAGGCGTGCAACCGCAAGGTCGAGGTGCGGCCGTTCCAGTGA
- a CDS encoding RNA polymerase sigma factor: MSDVREAITRAHREEWARVVASLTKRFGDLDVAEEAAAESFATAVERWPVDGVPPNPGAWLTTTATRKAIDRIRRENKRDDKQREAQPRYDSAPPHLIDDDRLRLIFTCCHPALAAESRVALTLRMVGGLTVPEIARAFLVSESTMGQRITRAKAKIKAARIPYRVPAAEDLPTRVSGVLTVLFLAFNEGYLATGPDTDPVRHDLTAEAIRLTRLVRALLPDDGEVTGLLALMLLTEARRPARVSASGELVALDEQDRTRWDAPLIAEGHRLVRERLATGVAPGRYQILAAINAVHTSARDMRETDWSQVLALYDQLARIDPSPIVALNRAIAVAELDGPEAALDVVDRLADRLAEYHPYHATRADLLRRLDRAEEARAAYQRAIDLAGNTAETAALSRRREELG, from the coding sequence GTGAGCGACGTCCGGGAGGCGATCACCCGCGCCCACCGCGAAGAGTGGGCCCGGGTGGTCGCCAGCTTGACCAAACGCTTCGGCGACCTGGACGTCGCCGAAGAAGCCGCCGCCGAGTCGTTCGCGACCGCGGTCGAACGGTGGCCGGTCGACGGCGTGCCGCCCAACCCCGGCGCCTGGCTGACCACCACCGCCACCCGCAAAGCCATCGACCGCATCCGCCGCGAGAACAAACGCGACGACAAGCAACGGGAGGCCCAGCCGCGGTACGACAGCGCGCCTCCGCACCTCATCGACGACGACCGCCTCCGGCTGATCTTCACCTGCTGCCACCCGGCTTTGGCCGCCGAATCCCGGGTCGCCCTGACCCTGCGCATGGTCGGCGGCCTGACCGTGCCGGAGATCGCCCGCGCCTTCCTCGTGTCGGAAAGCACGATGGGGCAACGGATCACGCGCGCGAAAGCGAAGATCAAGGCCGCTCGCATCCCCTACCGAGTGCCCGCCGCCGAAGACCTGCCGACCCGCGTGTCCGGCGTCCTCACGGTGCTTTTCCTGGCCTTCAACGAGGGCTACCTCGCCACCGGTCCCGACACCGACCCGGTGCGCCACGACCTGACCGCCGAAGCGATCCGGCTGACCCGCCTGGTCCGCGCCCTGCTGCCCGACGACGGCGAGGTGACCGGCCTCCTGGCCCTGATGCTCCTGACCGAAGCCCGCCGCCCGGCCCGAGTGTCGGCCAGCGGTGAACTGGTCGCCCTGGACGAACAGGACCGCACGCGGTGGGACGCGCCGCTGATCGCCGAAGGCCACCGCCTGGTCCGCGAACGCCTCGCCACCGGGGTCGCTCCGGGCCGGTACCAGATTCTCGCCGCGATCAACGCCGTGCACACGTCCGCGCGGGACATGCGCGAGACCGACTGGTCGCAGGTGCTCGCCCTCTACGACCAGCTGGCCCGCATCGACCCGTCACCGATCGTCGCCCTGAACCGCGCCATCGCAGTCGCCGAACTGGACGGGCCCGAGGCCGCGTTGGACGTGGTAGACCGGCTCGCGGACCGGCTGGCTGAGTACCACCCGTACCACGCCACCCGCGCTGACCTCCTGCGCCGATTGGACCGAGCCGAGGAAGCACGTGCGGCTTACCAGCGCGCTATCGACCTGGCGGGCAACACCGCGGAGACCGCCGCGCTGTCCCGCCGCCGAGAGGAGTTGGGGTAG
- a CDS encoding dihydrofolate reductase family protein, with protein sequence MKLVTMTQMTVDGVVQGNGGASEEDRRNGFERGGWALGKGDHETLAFINETYRRADAFLFGRRTYDLFAGSWGALRAEDVPGQERILRALNERPKYVASSTLTDPKWSGTTALTGDLAAAVADLKARPGGELQVHGSGTLVRWLLEQGLVDEMIFLVIPVVVGQGERLFPRNGPDLALDLVESRVDARGVTTQIWRPAGRPQYAGR encoded by the coding sequence ATGAAGCTCGTAACCATGACGCAGATGACCGTCGACGGCGTCGTGCAGGGCAACGGCGGCGCGTCCGAAGAGGACCGCCGGAACGGATTCGAACGCGGCGGATGGGCGCTCGGGAAGGGCGACCACGAGACCCTCGCGTTCATCAACGAGACCTACCGGCGTGCCGACGCCTTCCTGTTCGGCCGGCGGACCTACGACCTGTTCGCCGGCTCGTGGGGAGCGCTGCGCGCCGAGGATGTTCCCGGCCAGGAACGCATCCTGCGGGCACTGAACGAGCGGCCGAAGTACGTGGCTTCGTCGACGCTCACCGATCCGAAGTGGTCCGGCACCACCGCGCTGACCGGCGATCTGGCCGCGGCCGTCGCGGACCTCAAGGCGCGACCGGGCGGCGAGCTGCAGGTGCACGGAAGCGGCACCCTGGTCCGGTGGCTGCTGGAGCAGGGCTTGGTCGACGAGATGATCTTCCTCGTGATCCCGGTGGTCGTCGGACAGGGCGAGCGGCTCTTTCCGCGGAACGGCCCGGATCTGGCGCTGGATCTGGTTGAGTCTCGAGTGGACGCGCGGGGCGTGACGACCCAGATCTGGCGCCCGGCCGGCCGTCCGCAGTACGCGGGCCGCTGA